A window from Acropora palmata chromosome 14, jaAcrPala1.3, whole genome shotgun sequence encodes these proteins:
- the LOC141866683 gene encoding uncharacterized protein LOC141866683 isoform X2: MSVLEGFQNAVFLLELPNFQRQQMSLWKTVLLFLTFVCMLEESAGKSSSIMETSSSPQTSILLQTEPTSSSMSVVKTVHLGISSTEYRETTSPATVYYSPSNWLVTTPSSTAESNTVTPMLAPSVAIGKDKTSLHPSNTMLIKKSTSTDMRLESTDYKLSGQITSSYKTESQQTTAIPEILSPGIKDTSSALPLNSELVHSLVSVLSLQLTTAAENRSTTPWVQVPEMISYSKATKSLKLSTSSKSSPSFPTSSPSVLSSSLLSLPTSFLLSHRGTTETTLLTKSTHSSMTPARISSNAEQGAMTNSTVVTPNSRTERPTSSDSGMTSSSTNKIPRDSTPPKNAEAQSEGKGFIIVVVLPFLVLFLLFILTFAVLIYYVCKGKKAKYEIQEKRHPSHKSSNSRF; this comes from the exons aACGCTGTGTTTCTTTTGGAGCTTCCCAATTTTCAGAGACAGCAAATGTCGCTGTGGAAGACGGTCTTACTTTTCTTAACCTTTGTTTGCATGCTCGAAGAATCAG CAGGAAAATCGTCTTCCATTATGGAAACATCTTCTTCGCCACAGACCAGCATTCTCCTTCAAACCGAACCTACATCGTCGTCAATGTCTGTCGTTAAAACGGTCCATCTTGGCATTTCAAGCACAGAATACCGGGAAACGACATCACCAGCTACTGTGTATTACTCACCATCAAATTGGCTTGTAACAACACCATCGTCTACCGCTGAAAGCAACACTGTGACACCCATGTTGGCGCCTTCCGTCGCCATAGGCAAAGATAAAACGTCCTTACATCCATCGAACACAATGCTAATTAAGAAGTCAACTTCCACCGATATGAGATTGGAATCGACTGACTACAAGTTGTCTGGGCAAATAACATCATCGTATAAAACTGAATCACAGCAAACAACAGCTATTCCAGAAATTCTTTCACCAGGAATCAAAGACACATCGTCAGCTTTGCCTCTTAACTCTGAGCTTGTACATTCTCTGGTTTCAGTGTTGTCATTGCAACTCACGACAGCAGCCGAGAATAGGAGCACCACTCCTTGGGTTCAAGTCCCTGAAATGATATCGTATTCGAAAGCGACAAAATCACTCAAATTGTCAACTTCATCGAAGTCATCACCTTCTTTTCCAACATCATCGCCATCCGTCCTATCATCTTCGTTACTATCGCTTCCGACATCGTTCCTGTTATCACATAGAGGAACGACGGAGACAACGCTTCTCACAAAATCCACACATTCATCAATGACACCTGCAAGGATCTCTTCAAATGCAGAACAAGGAGCGATGACGAATTCAACTGTTGTCACACCAAACTCGCGAACTGAGCGACCAACATCCTCAGATTCGGGAATGACGTCATCTTCGACCAATAAGATTCCAAGAGACTCTACGCCTCCAAAGAATGCTGAAGCACAATCGGAGGGAAAAG GTTTCATCATCGTTGTTGTATTGCCATTTCTTGTGTTATTCCTCTTGTTTATCCTGACTTTTGCTGTGTTAATCTACTACGTATGCAAAGG AAAGAAGGCAAAGTACGAGATACAAGAGAAGAGGCATCCAAGTCACAAGTCAAGTAATTCACGATTCTGA
- the LOC141866683 gene encoding uncharacterized protein LOC141866683 isoform X1 yields the protein MKLHCKRNKSGYLVKQLHLRMSVLEGFQNAVFLLELPNFQRQQMSLWKTVLLFLTFVCMLEESAGKSSSIMETSSSPQTSILLQTEPTSSSMSVVKTVHLGISSTEYRETTSPATVYYSPSNWLVTTPSSTAESNTVTPMLAPSVAIGKDKTSLHPSNTMLIKKSTSTDMRLESTDYKLSGQITSSYKTESQQTTAIPEILSPGIKDTSSALPLNSELVHSLVSVLSLQLTTAAENRSTTPWVQVPEMISYSKATKSLKLSTSSKSSPSFPTSSPSVLSSSLLSLPTSFLLSHRGTTETTLLTKSTHSSMTPARISSNAEQGAMTNSTVVTPNSRTERPTSSDSGMTSSSTNKIPRDSTPPKNAEAQSEGKGFIIVVVLPFLVLFLLFILTFAVLIYYVCKGKKAKYEIQEKRHPSHKSSNSRF from the exons aACGCTGTGTTTCTTTTGGAGCTTCCCAATTTTCAGAGACAGCAAATGTCGCTGTGGAAGACGGTCTTACTTTTCTTAACCTTTGTTTGCATGCTCGAAGAATCAG CAGGAAAATCGTCTTCCATTATGGAAACATCTTCTTCGCCACAGACCAGCATTCTCCTTCAAACCGAACCTACATCGTCGTCAATGTCTGTCGTTAAAACGGTCCATCTTGGCATTTCAAGCACAGAATACCGGGAAACGACATCACCAGCTACTGTGTATTACTCACCATCAAATTGGCTTGTAACAACACCATCGTCTACCGCTGAAAGCAACACTGTGACACCCATGTTGGCGCCTTCCGTCGCCATAGGCAAAGATAAAACGTCCTTACATCCATCGAACACAATGCTAATTAAGAAGTCAACTTCCACCGATATGAGATTGGAATCGACTGACTACAAGTTGTCTGGGCAAATAACATCATCGTATAAAACTGAATCACAGCAAACAACAGCTATTCCAGAAATTCTTTCACCAGGAATCAAAGACACATCGTCAGCTTTGCCTCTTAACTCTGAGCTTGTACATTCTCTGGTTTCAGTGTTGTCATTGCAACTCACGACAGCAGCCGAGAATAGGAGCACCACTCCTTGGGTTCAAGTCCCTGAAATGATATCGTATTCGAAAGCGACAAAATCACTCAAATTGTCAACTTCATCGAAGTCATCACCTTCTTTTCCAACATCATCGCCATCCGTCCTATCATCTTCGTTACTATCGCTTCCGACATCGTTCCTGTTATCACATAGAGGAACGACGGAGACAACGCTTCTCACAAAATCCACACATTCATCAATGACACCTGCAAGGATCTCTTCAAATGCAGAACAAGGAGCGATGACGAATTCAACTGTTGTCACACCAAACTCGCGAACTGAGCGACCAACATCCTCAGATTCGGGAATGACGTCATCTTCGACCAATAAGATTCCAAGAGACTCTACGCCTCCAAAGAATGCTGAAGCACAATCGGAGGGAAAAG GTTTCATCATCGTTGTTGTATTGCCATTTCTTGTGTTATTCCTCTTGTTTATCCTGACTTTTGCTGTGTTAATCTACTACGTATGCAAAGG AAAGAAGGCAAAGTACGAGATACAAGAGAAGAGGCATCCAAGTCACAAGTCAAGTAATTCACGATTCTGA
- the LOC141866718 gene encoding uncharacterized protein LOC141866718 isoform X2 encodes MTAPCNSQNVVLPWRNGRVDPNQLHFRGSVKRWISGFIVQESRLQFSNLAICIWYYLSTQWPVFMKVAELQRTLCISLTFH; translated from the exons ATGACAG CGCCATGTAACTCCCAAAACGTGGTTTTGCCTTGGAGGAACGGTAGAGTAGATCCGAATCAACTCCACTTCAGAGGTTCAG TTAAACGCTGGATAAGTGGCTTTATCGTTCAGGAGAGCAGGCTTCAGTTTTCAAATCTGGCCATATGCATTTGGTATTATTTATCAACTCAGTGGCCAGTTTTCATGAAGGTGGCAGAATTGCAGAGAACACTTTGTATTTCATTGACATTTCATTGA
- the LOC141866691 gene encoding uncharacterized protein LOC141866691 isoform X2, translated as MPWEPHINSRGDDSSMEVFRGSPSSDDVKVTSQGKLVTMEPDFKSSASFEWEAKLYGFFQVDEQETRFNFTNINGVSFIGILGAPNPWGPYGEGPEGWTDEYPLHWYVYSLGSELINYNWVNEQTGEMLRGRQGVVFQQKVWGTTFPLAWVWAQGFHWASRASFALSLGVLGTAGFSKPIHLIGYRSSAITLNFRPSNSRLRKNINECSGVVSATVTSHTHQLEFEINAPPSSFQAGLLRLNENDFSPVCVETYIASAFFHVYKRTQQRYELIESGEFHLAALELGGLYVCQE; from the exons ATGCCTTGGGAACCACATATCAACAG TAGAGGAGATGACTCATCCATGGAGGTTTTCCGAGGGAGCCCATCAAGCGATGATGTCAAAGTGACATCTCAGGGCAAGTTGGTGACGATGGAGCCCGATTTCAAATCCTCGGCAAGCTTCGAATGGGAGGCGAAGTTGTACGGTTTTTTCCAAGTGGACGAACAGGAAACAAGATTTAACTTTACAAATATTAACGGGGTAAGTTTCATAGGCATCCTGGGAGCTCCGAATCCCTGGGGTCCATATGGAGAGGGACCCGAGGGATGGACGGATGAATATCCTTTGCACTGGTATGTGTACAGCTTAGGCTCAGAGCTTATAAACTACAATTGGGTCAATGAACAAACCGGTGAAATGTTACGAGGTAGACAAGGAGTTGTTTTTCAGCAAAAGGTTTGGGGAACTACTTTTCCTTTAGCCTGGGTATGGGCTCAAGGTTTTCACTGGGCTTCACGTGCTTCCTTTGCTCTCTCTCTTGGAGTGCTTGGTACAGCTGGATTTAGCAAACCAATccatctgattggctaccgcAGTTCTGCGATCACGCTAAACTTTCGTCCAAGCAATTCACGGTTGCGGAAGAACATCAATGAATGTAGTGGTGTTGTGAGTGCGACAGTCACCAGCCACACCCACcaacttgaatttgaaatcaatGCACCACCATCAAGCTTTCAAGCAGGGTTGCTGAGATTGAACGAAAATGATTTTTCACCTGTATGTGTAGAGACTTACATTGCCTCTGCTTTTTTTCATGTGTATAAGAGGACGCAGCAAAGGTATGAGTTGATTGAAAGCGGAGAATTTCATCTAGCAGCTTTGGAACTTGGTGGCCTGTATGTTTGTCAGGAATGA
- the LOC141866691 gene encoding uncharacterized protein LOC141866691 isoform X1 — MKGNKTSLGICALFIIIGLFRFTYANPYNPHVSPTKGPFVEGWYSRILDFESNHSFGILFGRVMSRDKDPFFGRYALNNVVSLFHSRGDDSSMEVFRGSPSSDDVKVTSQGKLVTMEPDFKSSASFEWEAKLYGFFQVDEQETRFNFTNINGVSFIGILGAPNPWGPYGEGPEGWTDEYPLHWYVYSLGSELINYNWVNEQTGEMLRGRQGVVFQQKVWGTTFPLAWVWAQGFHWASRASFALSLGVLGTAGFSKPIHLIGYRSSAITLNFRPSNSRLRKNINECSGVVSATVTSHTHQLEFEINAPPSSFQAGLLRLNENDFSPVCVETYIASAFFHVYKRTQQRYELIESGEFHLAALELGGLYVCQE; from the coding sequence ATGAAAGGGAACAAAACGAGTCTTGGAATCTGCGCGTTATTTATTATCATCGGCTTGTTTCGGTTCACATACGCAAATCCCTACAACCCTCATGTATCCCCAACCAAGGGACCGTTTGTAGAAGGATGGTATTCGAGAATTTTAGACTTTGAGTCGAATCACTCCTTCGGGATCCTATTTGGCCGAGTTATGAGCCGGGATAAAGATCCCTTCTTTGGAAGATATGCCCTAAACAATGTGGTCTCCCTTTTTCACAGTAGAGGAGATGACTCATCCATGGAGGTTTTCCGAGGGAGCCCATCAAGCGATGATGTCAAAGTGACATCTCAGGGCAAGTTGGTGACGATGGAGCCCGATTTCAAATCCTCGGCAAGCTTCGAATGGGAGGCGAAGTTGTACGGTTTTTTCCAAGTGGACGAACAGGAAACAAGATTTAACTTTACAAATATTAACGGGGTAAGTTTCATAGGCATCCTGGGAGCTCCGAATCCCTGGGGTCCATATGGAGAGGGACCCGAGGGATGGACGGATGAATATCCTTTGCACTGGTATGTGTACAGCTTAGGCTCAGAGCTTATAAACTACAATTGGGTCAATGAACAAACCGGTGAAATGTTACGAGGTAGACAAGGAGTTGTTTTTCAGCAAAAGGTTTGGGGAACTACTTTTCCTTTAGCCTGGGTATGGGCTCAAGGTTTTCACTGGGCTTCACGTGCTTCCTTTGCTCTCTCTCTTGGAGTGCTTGGTACAGCTGGATTTAGCAAACCAATccatctgattggctaccgcAGTTCTGCGATCACGCTAAACTTTCGTCCAAGCAATTCACGGTTGCGGAAGAACATCAATGAATGTAGTGGTGTTGTGAGTGCGACAGTCACCAGCCACACCCACcaacttgaatttgaaatcaatGCACCACCATCAAGCTTTCAAGCAGGGTTGCTGAGATTGAACGAAAATGATTTTTCACCTGTATGTGTAGAGACTTACATTGCCTCTGCTTTTTTTCATGTGTATAAGAGGACGCAGCAAAGGTATGAGTTGATTGAAAGCGGAGAATTTCATCTAGCAGCTTTGGAACTTGGTGGCCTGTATGTTTGTCAGGAATGA